One window of Quercus robur chromosome 5, dhQueRobu3.1, whole genome shotgun sequence genomic DNA carries:
- the LOC126725139 gene encoding receptor-like protein 9a produces MKVGVSQNFSMGWPLVKSLLWALLLFAQIHEHRACIEEEGTSLLELKAFIKSHTNYTEHILPTWVYETKSECCSWEQVICSTTTGHVISLSLSGSYPYYHDGVGTWFPNVSLLQPFKELRILDLSDNGITGWLGNEDMANFSSLKILDLSGNDFTGSITPDIGALSSLKAISLSFNRLNGTLNSPELCALKKLEEIDLADNDFEGILPPCLNNLTSLSYLDISSNRFNGNLSSSPIANLTSLEYIDLSYNLFEGLFSFSLFANHSKLRVIQCVSNSNKLDIETENHSWDPLFQLKVLVLSNFNLNNPTGNFPKFLLGQHELEVIDISHSKLNGSFPEWLLENKTGLQLLNLRSNSFTGEFHLPSDHYMNLHWLDVSDNHFDGKLQENIGKRIPKLEHLNLSHNQFEGNLPSSIGDMSNLWALDSTFNNFSGEVPMELVANCTSLAILRLSNNKFHGEIFSKLINLSLFTVELQNNGFTGTLPVVPLDVFVLNISNNHMTGTIPQWIVNGSTSPSDVVDLSSNSFEGQIPCGLPSSEVVNLSHNLLSGLLPSCLNLRDVMHILLEGNKLIGSLPKAILNSSSLVTLDIRDNRFIGSIPDEIVGLSNLKVLSLSGNYFSGVISKQLCQLKRIGILDLSNNFFSGTIPYCFNNISFGKLASSDFVYTPSVSFGAGIDSFSYKSLLKRNSGVEGASFDFYEQVEIEIVTKYRADLYKGLNLDLMSVLDLSLNKLIGEIPPKLGQLSSLHGLNLSHNQLTGPIPKSFSNLTQLESLDLSHNNLTGKIPSTLIDINSLEIFNVSYNNLSGKLPDFKAQFGTFGKSSYKGNPFLCGPPLEKSCTETDESPPSPRKSSETSDGKWYQVDLLVFSTSFSVSSIIFFMGVSSVLYINSHWRQQCFNLIEDRIYWLYYFALNTLKRLANRMCH; encoded by the exons ATGAAAGTAGGTGTTTCACAAAATTTCTCAATGGGGTGGCCTTTGGTGAAGTCTTTGCTGTGGGCTTTACTACTCTTTGCTCAAATTCATGAGCATAGAGCTTGTATTGAGGAAGAGGGGACGAGTCTCCTAGAATTGAAAGCATTTATAAAATCCCACACTAATTATACCGAGCACATTCTCCCAACATGGGTTTATGAGACAAAGAGTGAGTGTTGTAGTTGGGAGCAGGTCATCTGTAGCACCACCACTGGTCACGTGATCAGTCTCTCGCTCTCCGGTTCATACCCCTATTATCACGATGGGGTGGGGACTTGGTTCCCAAACGTGTCCCTGTTGCAGCCTTTTAAGGAGTTAAGAATTCTTGATTTATCTGACAACGGAATTACTGGTTGGTTGGGAAATGAAG ATATGGCAAATTTCAGCAGTTTGAAGATTTTAGATTTGAGTGGAAATGATTTCACTGGAAGCATTACTCCAGATATCGGAGCGTTATCTTCTCTCAAGGCTATATCATTATCTTTTAATAGACTCAATGGAACTTTAAACTCTCCAG AGCTTTGTGCGCTGAAGAAACTTGAAGAGATAGATCTTGCTGATAATGACTTTGAAGGGATACTTCCTCCATGCCTAAACAATTTGACATCTCTTTCGTACTTGGATATATCTAGCAACCGGTTCAATGGAAACTTGTCTTCATCTCCAATAGCCAACCTAACATCCCTTGAGTACATTGATTTGAGTTATAATCTTTTTGAAGGTTTATTCTCATTCAGTTTATTTGCTAATCACTCCAAGCTTAGGGTGATTCAATGTGTGAGTAACAGCAACAAGCTTGATATAGAGACTGAGAATCACAGTTGGGACCCTTTGTTTCAACTAAAGGTCTTAGTACTGTCTAATTTTAATCTCAACAATCCCACCGGTAACTTTCCCAAGTTTCTCCTGGGCCAACATGAATTGGAAGTCATTGATATCTCTCACAGTAAATTGAATGGAAGCTTCCCCGAATGGTTGCTCGAAAACAAAACTGGACTACAACTGTTAAATCTCCGAAGTAACTCTTTCACGGGCGAGTTTCATTTGCCATCAGATCACTACATGAATCTTCATTGGTTGGATGTCTCGGACAATCACTTTGATGGGaaacttcaagaaaatattgGAAAGAGGATTCCAAAATTAGAACATCTAAATTTATCTCATAATCAATTTGAAGGTAATCTTCCATCCTCAATAGGTGACATGAGTAATTTGTGGGCTTTGGACTCGacctttaataatttttctggAGAGGTACCAATGGAATTGGTTGCCAATTGCACTTCCTTGGCAATTTTGAGGTTatctaataataaatttcacggTGAAATTTTCTCAAAGCTAATCAACCTATCCTTGTTTACTGTAGAATTGCAAAATAATGGTTTCACAGGCACTCTTCCTGTTGTACCCCTAGATGTCTTTGTCCTAAATATTAGCAACAACCACATGACAGGTACAATTCCTCAATGGATAGTAAATGGTAGTACGTCACCATCGGATGTTGTTGACTTGAGCAGCAACTCTTTTGAAGGCCAGATTCCATGTGGACTACCTTCATCTGAGGTAGTAAACCTTTCTCATAACTTGCTTTCAGGATTGTTACCTTCTTGCTTGAATCTACGAGATGTTATGCACATACTTTTGGAAGGGAACAAACTCATAGGGTCATTACCAAAAGCTATTCTTAATTCATCATCTCTTGTGACATTGGACATTAGAGATAATCGCTTTATCGGCAGCATCCCTGATGAAATTGTTGGACTTTCCAACTTAAAAGTGCTTTCATTAAGTGGCAATTATTTTAGTGGTGTGATTTCAAAGCAGTTGTGTCAGTTAAAGAGAATAGGCATACTGGATCTTTCCAATAACTTTTTTTCTGGGACAATACCGTACTGCTTTAACAACATATCCTTTGGGAAGCTAGCTTCTAGTGATTTTGTCTATACACCTTCTGTTTCTTTTGGTGCAGGCATTGATTCCTTCTCATATAAATCTCTTCTAAAGAGGAATTCTGGAGTTGAAGGGGCATCTTTTGACTTCTATGAACAAGTTGAGATTGAGATTGTGACGAAATATAGGGCTGACTTGTACAAGGGTCTCAACCTTGATTTGATGTCCGTATTGGATTTGTCATTAAACAAGCTAATAGGAGAAATCCCACCAAAGCTAGGACAGTTATCTTCACTACATGGACTAAACTTGTCTCACAATCAGTTGACAGGTCCTATTCCAAAATCGTTCTCAAATTTGACTCAATTAGAGAGCTTAGACCTTTCTCATAACAATTTGACTGGGAAAATTCCTTCGACCTTGATTGATATAAACTCTCTCGAAATTTTCAACGTGTCTTACAATAACTTATCAGGTAAACTTCCGGACTTTAAAGCACAGTTTGGAACATTTGGAAAGAGTAGTTACAAAGGAAATCCATTTCTTTGTGGTCCACCGCTAGAGAAAAGCTGCACTGAGACAGATGAGTCACCTCCATCACCACGAAAATCCTCAGAGACAAGTGATGGAAAATGGTATCAAGTTGATCTTCTAGTCTTCTCGACTAGTTTTTCCGTATCttcaataattttctttatGGGTGTTTCTAGTGTTCTTTATATTAATTCTCATTGGCGGCAGCAATGCTTCAATTTGATTGAGGATCGTATATATTGGCTTTATTATTTTGCTTTAAATACCCTAAAAAGGCTTGCGAACCGTATGTGTCATTAG